TCGACGGGCAGGTCGCCCGCCTGGGGAATATGAGCTCCACCTTTGGCGCCCTCTACGACTCCGTACTGGACCGGTACAGCGAGCTCGTCATGTTTCTCGGGATCTGTTACTACCTCGTCGCCCACCACTATTTCCTGAGCTCCCTGTTCTCCTTCCTGGCCCTCATCGGGTCCATGATGGTCAGCTACACCCGCGCCCGGAGCGAGGGTCTCGGCATCCAGAACAAGGGCGGCCTCATGCAGCGCCCCGAGCGCGTCATCCTCGTGGGCCTGTCCGCCATCGCCTGCGGGACCACCGCCCACTTTATCGGCGGCGACTACAAATGGTACGTCAGCGGGATCCGCTGGCACCTCTTTGAAACGATGTCCATCTTTACGATACCGCTTACCGTGATGGCCGTACTGACAAACATTACCGCCATCAAGCGGCTGGTGGCCGCCAAGGCGGCGTTGGAGGAGGCAGGACGATGATCCCGGCATTATTTTTACTACTGAGCCTGATCCCCGTAGATTCGATGCCCACCCCCACGGGCAACCCCAAACAATTGTTCTACCTCCAGCGCACCCCCAACACCAACACCATTGTGATCGAGCTCAACGACAAGGACGGCGTGCCCAACCCGGACAACCCCGTCCACGTTTTCTGGCTGCGGTACCAGGAACAGGGGCAAAGACAGGAATTAAACTACATACAGCGTACCTTTGCCTACGGGATCAAATCCAGGCGGATGGGGCCGGAAAAGTACGAGCTCCACTTCGTGTCCTACAAGAAGTATTCGATGTACCTGATCAAGGCGGCGGATCATCAATACCATGTTTTTGCCGACCTCAACGGGCGCGTGATCATCCTCCACCGGATCTATCTGGAGATCCGGGGCGGGTCCTTCTGGACACCCCACGTGGAGTATGTGGAACTAAAAGGGATCGACCCCGCGAACGGCAAGGACGTGGTGGGCAGGATCAAAATCTGAACAACATGAAACGCAACTACATTTCCAATTCGACGGAGTCGACCCGCATGTTCAAGGCCGGCTGGATGGAGGCCCTGAGCAAGGTGCCCTTCTTTGTACCGTTGATCATCTACATACCGGTGGTGGGGTATTTCCTCTATCGTTCCTTCGCTGCGGGAGCGGGGCTGCCCTCGGTGGCCGGATTTTTTGCGCTGGGGCTCCTGGCCTGGACGATCGCCGAATACATCCTGCACCGGTTCGTGTTCCACTACCAGCCGGGCTCGAAGTGGGGACAGCGGCTGCACTTTATTTTCCACGGAGTGCACCACGACTATCCCCGGGACGCGCTCCGGCTGGTGATGCCGCCCTCGGCCAGCATCCCCCTGGCCTTTGGGTTTTATTTCCTGTTCCGCATGTTCTTCGTTGCAGCGCATTTATACGCCTTCTTTCCGGGTTTTGTCACGGGCTACCTCGTATACGACATGATGCACTACGCCATGCACCACGCCAACTTCAAAAGCGGGTGGTTCAAACGCATCAAACAACACCACATGCTGCATCACTACGACGACATGTCCAAGGGCTACGGCGTCAGCTCCGTGCTTTGGGACAAGATTTTTCACTCCGATTTTCCCAAAATGGGCCCCGAAGGGGCCGTACGGCAAAAGAAAGCATAGTGGCCTTTTTTCCAAAAACATCCGTCAAAGCCGGCGCGCGCGCCATGGCCATCGCCGTCGCATACCTCTTGCTGGCAACACTTCTCGTCGGGTTTAAACCGGAACAGGTCGGGTTGTCCGTTTTCTGCCTCGCCCTGTTTTTTGTCAGCACCGGCACCCGGCAATTCCTGTTCGCCTTTGGCGCCTTTATCGTCTTCTGGGTGTTGTTCGACTTTATGAAGGCGCTGCCGAACTATGCCGTCAGCCCGGTGCATATCCGGGACCTTTATGAGGCCGACAAACGCCTGTTCCACGTCGGCGGGTTGTCGTACAACGAATACTGGGCCGCGCATACCAGCACCCCGCTCGACCTGGCCACGGGGTTTGCCTATCTCTGCTGGATGCCGGTGCCCCTGGGGTTCGGGATTTATTTATTCGCGCGTAAACGGGCCTTTGTCGTCCCCTTTGCGCTGACCTTCCTTTGGGTCAACCTCCTGGGGTTCGTCATCTACTATACTTTCCCGGCGGCCCCGCCCTGGTACGTGCAGTTGCACGGTTTCGACCTCAACCTCCATACCCCGGGGAACACCGCCGGTCTGCACCGTTTTGACCTCTTCTTTGGCATCCACCTGTTCGAAGGATTGTATGCCAAAAGCTCCAACGTGTTTGCAGCCATGCCGTCCCTCCACGCGGCGTATCCCCTGGTGACGCTGTATTACGGCCTGAAAAGCCGGGCCGGCTGGATCAACGTTTTCCTGGGGCTGGTCGTACTCGGTATCTGGTTTGCGGCGGTGTATACCAGCCACCACTATGTGCTGGATGTGCTGGCGGGGATTGGGTGTGCCGTGGTGGGGATAT
This region of Dinghuibacter silviterrae genomic DNA includes:
- a CDS encoding CDP-alcohol phosphatidyltransferase family protein, producing MAYSTTPSTLPVSRRLGARDSIQKGIYAVINPFVKGLIRIGFTPNVVTTVGFLLNIGVAVIFIIGAEEGNRGDLSYVGWAGGLVLFAGLFDMLDGQVARLGNMSSTFGALYDSVLDRYSELVMFLGICYYLVAHHYFLSSLFSFLALIGSMMVSYTRARSEGLGIQNKGGLMQRPERVILVGLSAIACGTTAHFIGGDYKWYVSGIRWHLFETMSIFTIPLTVMAVLTNITAIKRLVAAKAALEEAGR
- a CDS encoding DUF4833 domain-containing protein, whose product is MPTPTGNPKQLFYLQRTPNTNTIVIELNDKDGVPNPDNPVHVFWLRYQEQGQRQELNYIQRTFAYGIKSRRMGPEKYELHFVSYKKYSMYLIKAADHQYHVFADLNGRVIILHRIYLEIRGGSFWTPHVEYVELKGIDPANGKDVVGRIKI
- a CDS encoding sterol desaturase family protein; the protein is MKRNYISNSTESTRMFKAGWMEALSKVPFFVPLIIYIPVVGYFLYRSFAAGAGLPSVAGFFALGLLAWTIAEYILHRFVFHYQPGSKWGQRLHFIFHGVHHDYPRDALRLVMPPSASIPLAFGFYFLFRMFFVAAHLYAFFPGFVTGYLVYDMMHYAMHHANFKSGWFKRIKQHHMLHHYDDMSKGYGVSSVLWDKIFHSDFPKMGPEGAVRQKKA
- a CDS encoding phosphatase PAP2 family protein, whose amino-acid sequence is MAFFPKTSVKAGARAMAIAVAYLLLATLLVGFKPEQVGLSVFCLALFFVSTGTRQFLFAFGAFIVFWVLFDFMKALPNYAVSPVHIRDLYEADKRLFHVGGLSYNEYWAAHTSTPLDLATGFAYLCWMPVPLGFGIYLFARKRAFVVPFALTFLWVNLLGFVIYYTFPAAPPWYVQLHGFDLNLHTPGNTAGLHRFDLFFGIHLFEGLYAKSSNVFAAMPSLHAAYPLVTLYYGLKSRAGWINVFLGLVVLGIWFAAVYTSHHYVLDVLAGIGCAVVGIFFWEKGLMRSGRFRRFLAGYQERVA